AGCATCCGCGCACGGCCTGTTACCCGTGAGGTATCAGCGCTGACTTCCGTTAAAACCAGCGTGAACGGCGGCTCCATCTGTGGGCCTTCCAAATCGTCCGACAAATACGGACGGTAAGTGACCTCGATCTTGCTCTGGCTGTCCGATGCCGCATCCAAGTGCTTGACGATCTCGCGGCTGGCATTATCCAGCGTGATCGAGATTTCCGGCACGGGTGCGGTATCAATCGGCGGCAATTCCAGATCAAATCCCATGGCGACAAACGTCACCATAGCCCCAGCATTCAACGGTGCGGCTGCTTCCAGCCGAGCCGTCAAATCCTGATTGTCGCGCACCACACGGATGGCAATTGGCTCACCGTCATCATCGACAAATGACGGATGGCGCAATTCCAGCGTATGCAAGATCACAACATCGCTCGGCGCGGAGGCATACGCCTCGCGCAGAGCATCACTCAGGGATGTGTTGGGCATGACTAGATGTCCCAAGCCTGATCGGTCAGATACTCAACCGCGATCCCATTCAGGAACAAGGCCTCGATCTCATCCGAGCGCAGGCGAATATCTTGGATCGTTTGCAAAAGTCCATCCGCTTTTTGCAAAAGCTCTGTCTGTTTCTCATCCAGCGTTTTCAGTTTGCCCAAGAGGTAAATATCAGCCAATGCGTTTTGCTGTTTCCATTGCGGGGCAATGGCGAGAATGCGCCGGGCGGCCTCTTCCTTAATCTGCTTGATCAACTGGCTATGCTTATAGATCAGCGCCAGCGCCTCCTCATCAGCTGCAGCCTTGCTCCCTGTCGGATACTCTTGCTTTTCGGCAAAGGCGTAATAATGCCGCCCATCGATTTCCGCCAGATGAATAGGCGCGACTTCACTTTCGGCAAAGCTCAAGGCCTTGCCGATCACATAGGATCTGATTGTCATGGTTTTCTCCTTAGAAGATGACGTTGGTTAGGGATAAAACGTTATGGAGGTTGGCGGGCTGCGTACCGCAAGCGCCCACGGAGTTTTCTCCGCACGCATCAACACGCCCATCGTCATAAAGCACGCTGATCCCCCATGCGGTATAGCCGTTGCCGTACAGGTTCCAATCCTGAATGGTGCCGCTAATACCAAGGACTTTTTGGAAGGTGCTGACATTGGAAGCATGGCCGATGCCCAGATTTCCGTTGCCATTGTAGCCCGTACTCCACAACTGGTTTCCAGCCTGAAGAACGCACCCATCTGTTGAAACGCCACCCCCCATAACGGCTCGTGTAACATTACCTTGGAATGCGCCAGCAGGCTTGAATGGCGCAGCTACGTTTGCCGTGTTGCCATTTCCGATCTGGCCGTAACCATTATATCCCCAGAGATAAATCTCTTTCTGTTGGCTAATCGCACCGAATGCAGGATAACGACCATCCCCAGCAAATATGTCGGTAAAGAAAGCTGGGTGGATAATTTGCGTAAAGCTCGTACGATCAGTGGTATCGCCTAACCCCAACTGCCCATAGCCATTATAGCCAGTTGTCCAGATCGTCCCATCCGCACGCAGCACAAGACCGCATCCTGCAGGGCCATTTCCTGCCGTTGTATATCCAGCACTGGCCACTGCTTTTACGATATTATTGAGAGACGGATGCAAAATGGGTGTTTGACGTGTTGTGCCATCACCAAGGCCAAGCTGACCATTATTGTTACTGCCCCAAACCCAGAGATTACCGTTATCTTCGACAGCATAGGCGTGGTGCTGCATTCCAGAAAGAGTAACGCAAGTAATGTTTGTCAAGGAACCACAACGAACAGGGACATACTGGTTGGCGGTTGTGCCGTTACCCAACTGACCAGTGCCGTTAAAACCGCAGCCATAGACTTTACCATCGGTGGTTAAAAACAATGCGCAAGCGTAGTCGTAGTAATTTGGACGGCTAGGAATGACTTTGGCGATCTGAATATTATTTGCGACAAAAAATTCAATTCGCGTAGCGATAGCACGGTTGGCCGTATCTCCATGTCCCAACTGGCCATAGTTATTGTATCCCCAAGACCATACTTCACCATTAGCCGTAAGAGCATAGTTTTGAGCGCCACCTAAAAAGACCTCAACAAAGCGTGCATTGCAGTCTGTTGGCGTGAGTCTTGAAGGAATATACACATGGGAACCTGTTGGATCGCCATTCGAGTTATTGCTTCCAATGCCACAAGCCTTAATGGTACCGTCCGCCATAAGATAGGCACGAACGCCCGATCCACCCATGCCATTCACTTTAGCCAGCTTGGCAACGCGGCGGGACGGATCAACTGCCTGCGTGCGCCATGCGGGTTTGCCGTTAATGAGCTGAAGAATTTCCGTCTCCGCACCACGCGCTAAGCGTACAGGCGCATTGCCATCGTGAATGAGAATGTCGCCTTCCTCCAGTAATTGATCCGTGCCGGCGGCGAGTAAATCCCAATCCTCGCCCACCACCGGAATGACGTCCATTACATCGCGCAGCGCAATGTAGCTGGAGCCACGGTGGGAAACGGCATCATCCGGTACATACGTGGCTTCAGCTTGATACGCCCCGCGCCAGTTGATGCGAATATTGCCAAGGTCGATAACGGCCATGTTGTTCTCCTTTGATTAAATGTTGATGAGTAAATGGCCGTCAGGGCCGATAGAAAAATCCACGCCGGGCAGCGTGATGAACCACACGGGATAGTCTTTGGCAGCGAATGTCCCGTCGCCGCTTTCGGCCAGCAGCTTTGCGCCATCCTTGCGCAGACCATAAAAGACACCTTTGGATTCGATTGGCTCGTATCCACTTTCGTCTTCCTTGACGGCCAGCAGCATGCCTGCCTTTCCTATGAGATCGGTGGGGAGGTTGAGAGCGTCCGCCAGCGTTTGTGCGGTGTGCGCATGCTCCGCCGCCTGGTCACGGGATTCCTCTGCATCCGCGACAGCTTCGGCCAGCTGTTCACCAGCTGCCCCAAGGTCGTTCAATCCTTGCTGGATCGTGTCTTCGATATCCTTTATGGCCTTAGCGACGCTTTTAACGTTGCCACCTTCGGTCGGCACCACCGTCTGGTCATCACCGTGGACAATGTTGTGCAGGACTTGGCTGTCGCTTTGAACACGCGCAACCGCATCCTGCAGATCTGTCTGCAGGGTCATATCATTTCTCCTGTTTTTTAATTCAGCGTGATAGGCAAGGTTTGATGCACGAGGATGTGCAGAGCATTGCCCGAAAAAATAAGGCCTGCAGGGTCTTCACTCAGCAGCAAATTCAAAAGCCCCTCATCGAGAACAGGGCGCTCACGGATCTCAAGCTCCGAAGTAATTTCCCACAACGTGCCGCCCGCCAGCAATCGTGCGGAAAACTGGCGGGTAAACCTCGCTTCCTGATCCAAAAGACCTAAGCCTCCCAGCAGCGTGATTGTGAACCAGTTTGCGCCTTCCTTAGCATGCCAGCGATACCAGCCTTCAAAGACGGCATACTGGTCACGGCGCATGATCCAACGCACCGAAACTTTCGTCGGCACGTTGGTAAATCGCCGCCGTTGCCGGGCAAGGCCTGCCTCCATTTCTGTGCGTAGGATGGCATCTTCCGGCTGAACGGCATAACCCTGAACCGTGGGCAACGGCAGCGTATTCGGCCATGTGATGATGTCAGGCATTATCGGTAACTCCCCGCCGCAGGATTAAGGCCGTAGCGACGCTCCAGCGTTGATGCCAGACCTTCGCCACGCCCGATATTCCGCGCCATTTTGGTTTCGACTTCCTCGATCACTATATTCAGATCAAGGTTTCCAGCGCTGTCACGCCGCACGGTCGCAGAGGCTTCCGCCCCGGCGACATTGTTTTCGACCTTCACCGACACGTTGACGTTTGACTTTGACTGCAACGCGCCGCCCAACAGCTGCATTTGTCCGGGCGTAAACACCGCTTCGCCTTTCTTGGCGATAATCGGCACTTCATTGCCAACGATACCGCCCGTGTGAAAACGGGGTGCGCCACTGAAAACGCTGGGGTGGACACGCTTGCTGGCAAGGCTGTCTTGGCCGATAACGCCACCCGTGTGCGCTGTGGGGGCCGCTGCAGCACCGCCGCCGCCAAACAAACCACCGACAAACGTATTCAAAGCGCCTGCCAGCGGCGTAGTGATCGAGGACTGGATTTGCATACGGATCAGATCGGCGATGATGGAATCCGCAAAATCCCCAAAATCCAGCTTTCCGGTCTGCACGAAATCAACCAGCGTTACTTCCATGTTTTTAAACATGGAAGTAACGCCGCGCTCCGCCTTGCTGGCCATATCCTGTGCTTCATCCGTGACGGATTTCAGGCCACGTTTAATGCCGTCTTCCCAGCGCTTCGAGCTATTCAAATCCTCTTCACGGGCTTCACGCAGCATATCCTGATAGACAGCTTCGACCTGTTTTCTGAAGTCTTCATAGCCTGCCGCCGTTTGGCTCAAGCCCAGCATAGCTTCATTACGCCATGCCTCGGCTCGCGCTGTCACAGCATCCAGCGTCACGCTCAAATCTTCGTAACGCTTGCGCACATCCTCAACGATTTTTTCGCGCTCACGTTCGGTTTTTTGGTTTTCACGCTGCGCTTCTTGATAGCGCTTCTCGCTTTCCTGAAGGCCGTAGATTTCAGATACCAGCGATTTGATTTGCGATGCGTATTCACCTTGTGCCGCACCTTGTTCGCCTGTCAGATCAATTCCGGCGCGGCGCAAGGTTTGTTCCTGCTCATTCGTGATCATGGCGCGGCGCACGGCTTCCTCGCCTTGTGCGCGGGCAGCAGTTAGGCGGCGCAACGCCTGTTCTTCGGCCTGTAGTTCTGTGATGCGTTCCTGCAGCCGTTTTTTATCTTCATCAGACATACCGCGTGAGATGGGCTTTGGTGCTTCTGTTTCAGATGGTTTCTGCTGTGCCTGCTGAGGCTTGGGATTGCGCAATTCATCCAGCGCGGCAGCTGCTTTTTTGGCTGCACGTTCGGCGGCCAGCAAAGCCAATACTTGCTGCTGCACATCTTCGGCCTGTTCGCCGAAGTCAGGATATTTGGTAGCCAGCTTAAATAAGGCTTCCGAATATTCCTGTGCGGAGAGCTTTCCCTGATTGAAGGCTTGGCGTGTTCGATACAGCTCATCCTGCAGCGGTGTGCCAGTGCGGGAAAACTGATCCCAAAACCCTCCGATTCCTCCAAACTTCAGTTCTTTTTGAAGATCGGTAATGTTTTCTTTGGCCGTTTCCAGCTGCTTGGTGAAGCGATAGATGGATTCCGTTTGCGTCAATGCGGCAGTGCTTTCTTCTGCTGCCTTGGCCGTCAAACCCAGCTCCTCCTTAACCTCCTTTAATTCCTGCGCATGGTCACTGGCCGCCTTGGCCGCAGCGTCATGCCCGGATGCCAGTTTCACCAACGCAATGCCTGCCAGAATGGCCAAGCCCACAGGCCCACCCACCAGCGCCAAGGCGGCACGGAAACCGATCATGGCGACAGTAGCCAGTTTGGTCGCACCTTCCATGACCACCAGCTGCACGGCAAAAGCCGTGGACAAGCTGGCCGCCAATCGCAGACCAACAACCATCCCGGCATTGCTCATGATGGCCGCATTCAGCATGGCAACAGCACCCGCGACCGTGCGGGCGATCACAAGACCACCAATGGCGGTGACAGCCAGATCGGCATTTTCGATCAGGAATGATAAGGCTTCGGCGGCGGTAACAATCACCGATCCCAGCGTTTCGCCCAGCCCACGCGCCGCATCCTGCACGGCAGGGTCGGACAGCGTATCCGCCAACGTGCGATAGCCAACGCTCAGGCCGTCAAGGAATCCTCCGGCAGCAATCGTGCGTTCGATTTCCAGAATGGAATTGTTGAAACGGTTGAGTTCTGCGCGGGCATTTTGTGAAGCTTCCGGCACGCCATCCGAAAATGTACGACGAATTTCATTTGCGAAACGCGGCAGGAATTCATCGGCAATGACTTCGCCTTGCTCCAGCATTTTATCCAGCTCGGCGGTGGTGATGCCCATACCGCGTGCTGCAAGCTGGAATGCGCCATACAACCGCTCACCCAATTGGCCGCGCAATTCCTCGGTTTGCACCTTACCTTTGGACATGATCTGGCCGATAGCGCGTAAGGCGCCATTGGTCTGATCAACCGAAAGCTGGAGGACGGTGGAGGCTTCAGCCACGGCGGTAAAGATGTCGCGCGTGCCTTGCCCGGCCAGCGTTGTGCCTTTTGCCGCCGCCGCGATCTGCAGATACGACTGCGACGTTTCCAGCAAATTGAGGCCAAGGCGTTCGGATTCCGCCTGCAAGAACGCCATCTCCGCTGCCGCGCCCTGACTGCTGCCTGTAACTGCCGCGAGCGCCGTATCCAAGCCCTGAAATGCCATACCTGTTTCATTTACGGAACGAATGCCACCGATAATGCCAGATAATCCTGCATATGCGGCGACAAGGCCTGCTGCTTGCCGAAACACAGAGTTGAGCGCCCGCGCGGTCGTATCCACAGCCTTTAACCCAGCATTGGCAGGCGCAGTTGCCCTATCGATGCGGTTGAAAGCCTGCTCACCTGTGCGGCCAACGCGCTCAAAGGTTTCCTCAACCCTTTTGCCGTCAACCACCGCGAGGCGGATGCTCATGTTTTTCTGTGCTGATCGCATCAGAGATTAGTCCTTGTTTTTGATTTGGGCTTTGGTCAAACCCACGCTTACGGCGGGCAAAAGCTCGGCCATGACCTCGCGGCCGTAACCAAGGGCATCGGAAAGTAGGAAGGCTTCCTGCAGGGGGAAACGATCACGAATTTGAGAGCTGACTTGCATGGCGACATCCCATGCCTGCCATCCCTCTAGGCTTTCGCAGTCGTTTTTCTTGTACGGGCAGTCCGCGCATTCTTCGGGGCAGGATTTGCAGTATTCAGCGCCGTCCCCGAAGTGCCACTCTGCCCGGCGCTCAAGTCTTTTTTTTCCGCATCAATCAACTCCCGTACACCTGTGTATTGCTGGGAAAAGCTGGCAGCGATTGACCAGAAGCCCGTCATCAGCTCGTCAATCTTTTCGGGCGTTACGGGAGCCTTGGCATCGCCATCGGCTTCCAAAATACCGTCCCAATCAACGATGGCTGTACGGGCAAGGCCACGCGCTAGATATTCCTCGGCCAGCGCTTCGCGGATTTCCACGTTGTCGACCTGTGGCAAATCATCGACCGATGCGCCGATTTCCTTTCGCTTTCGGTATTCCTCACCAATCTCCGTCAGGCGCTTGTTCATGAAAGCCCGTGCGGCATAGAAAATCGGGCTGGTGCATGGGCGTACTTTCACGCGCACGCCAAGGCCAAGTTCCAGCCAATACGGTTCGGTCTTAATATTGAGTTTCAGCATGTTGTCTCCTTGCTATTCTCGTTGAATGAAGCGTGTATGCGGCTCTCACAAACAGTAAGGAAAGTCCGCATGATTAAGTCTCAAAGCCGAACCACATACAGCTTCAGCACGCCCTCCGAAGAGATTGCAAAAGCCATAGAAATTCTTAACCGTGATCAGTTTTGTCGGGAGCTGGTCTTTTTATTTGCCCGGATAAAGGGAAGAAAGCGCCGGAACACGCTGCTGCGCGTGGCCCGGCATTTTATCAATACGCCTCCACATCATTGATCAGCGTTATCGTGACCATGTGGCCAAGCACAGCATCCTTTGCGCCTTGGAAATCGTATGACGCTTCAATGCCATTCGGCCCGGAGATCGAACGCTTGGGCTTTGGCAAATAGACCTCGTGGCATTCGATAATGAGCTGGCGATCAGCATCAATTTTGTAAGCCAGCTCCATATCAATCGGCACACCTGACCGCGCGGTATTCATCAGCGAATTATCGGCATAGCGCACGGCGATATTACCGGAGAGCGCAGCAACACCGGGATCAACACCATCGATCTTGCCGTCATCGCGGATGGTTTCGATGCGCTCCAGATTGTTGTTGTAGGTCACGCTGGCCGAGGTCACGTTGCCCAACGGGTTGCCACCTTGTTTGACCGAACCTTGGAATTGCGAGAAGCGGGTATATTCCGCTTCTGCCGGGCTGGCATCATGCGTGACGTTTTGCGGGATTTCACCTTGACCGATCAAGTTGATGGTCACCTGTGCTTCACCGCTGCGTTGGAAGTTAAACGCGATGGAGTTTGCCCGGATGCCCGTGAACATCGGAAAGTCAGGTATTTCCGGCATACCGACTTCAACCGCAAGGCTCGGTAACGTCACGCCACCCGATTTAAATTCATGTGTGTACGGCCCAGCGCCCGTTGTCGTCGGCGCACCGAATACGGCTTTCAGCCAATGCCCGATATTGCGCAGATCTACCGGGATGACGATATCGCCATCGACGTTGATCACATCCTGGTAGGGCTGGGTCGGATCACGACCAAGGCCAAGGACGTTGGATTCAATCAGCCCCTGTGCCGAGTCCAGATCACTGGACACAAATGGCACCAAATGAAACGCCCCCGAAGCGGGGGCGTTTCCATAGGCGTTTTCAAAACCGATAATCAGGCGGGCATTCCACCCATATGCACGGGACATGGCGTTTCTCCTTTAATTGAGAGGGTTGGTAGTTGAATATTCGAGGATGATGGGAACGACCGCAGCCTTGATAGTCGGCGCACCCTCGATGGTTTCGGACAGAAATTCCGGCGTTTCGATATGCAGATAATCGACAAGGCCACCGAGGCTGGTCTGTCCGTCCAGCGCCTGCGCCAGCATCGTGAGCAAATCATCCAGCGCCTGATCGCGCTGTGCCTGCTCGGCGTGCTGTACCAGTGCCTCGATCTCAACGCGGTGCTGATAGTGATAGCGCGGCGGCGATAACGTCACCTCCGGTTCGCCCGGATCGCCGTCGCGCATAATAAAAAGCCCCTCGGAAGGGACTTTTGTTGGCAACTGCTCGTTTCGGAGGGTGGATACCCCGGTGATGGTGTCCTTCAGGCATAAAAAAAGACCCGCAAGGGCCTGTTCTCGTTTCGATGTCATGTTGCTCTCAATCCGGCCAGTTTTTCAGGATCAGCTGCGGCAGGCGGTCAAACCAGCGCTTGGCTTCTGTGTTAAAGGTTATCAATCTCGGCAGTTGCACTTGCGGTACCAGCCAGAACATCACCACCGTTGTCAGGCCACTGCCTTTGCTAACGGCGCGGTCACTGGCCTTGCGGAAACCACGCAGTTGTCCGCTTTTCCGGTTGTAGGAAGCGCGAGCGTTATCGACTACCAGCAAGGACGGCTTGCCACTCCGATACACGAAACGTAGCCTGCCATAAGTATGCTCTGGGAAGTTCGACGGATTGATCCGCTTTCCTCCCACGCCGCGCTTGGGCGCATTCGGTGTCGGGATTGCCAGCCACCATCCATCCTTCGAACGAATGACAGCGGCATCCTCAAACCCTTCCATGATCCGGCTGGCCTTGGTGTAAACAACCCCGGCAGCACGAATGGAATTCTGGCCCTTGGGATAATTATCCCCGCGCCAAGTATTCGCCATGCGCTGGCCAAGGCCAGCGCTCGTCACTTGCCTGCGCATCGACATTTTCAGGCCGTCCGTGGTTTCGCGCACGCCCAGCGTGACAGCACGCTCCGCCGTAGCGAATTCAGCCTTCATGTATTCTTTCAGGTTTCCCTCAAAGGCAGCTTTAAGACGCATAGGCTTCGACTTTCAGCACAAGGCCATGTTGATCGCGCACAGGCTCTCCCTGCGTCACATACGTTTTTCCATCGATGATGATCTGGTAGATCATCTTTGCCGGGTCGAGTTCCGCAAGACGCAGCTCGAATAGATCTGTCCCGGTATGCACGCGGGCATCCATCACATCGACAACGCGGTCGGGGAAGCGATGAATGACCACGGCATCGGCTTCGGTGTTATCCCGAAAGACCAGATGCGCTGCCTGCCCAAACTTGGCAAACAGCGCATCCACCGCCTTGGAAGCTGAAGCGCGGAAGCTCATTCTCCCTTACCGTCCTCTTCTTTCTCCTTTTGGATGATCTCCCATGCCTGATCACGCTGTGCGGCGGTGATATCTGCCCCCAGCGCGGCCTGAATGGCATCCACGTTCGGTTTTCCGTTCTTGCCATAGTCTTTGGCAGGATCAAGCCCGGCAATTGCCTCAACGATATCCTCTATCGTCGGGGCGGGCTTCGTGCCGGAGCCTGCAGGCGGGGTTTCGGTCTTCTGGGCGTTGGTGGCCGGGGCGGCTTTCTCCTGTCCGAGGGCAGAAGCGAATTCGCGTTCGATGAGCCTTTTGGCTTCATCTTCCACGATATCGACCACAGCGCCGGGCAGATAGTCTTTGCCGTTTACGTTCAGAGTGATGATAGCTTTGATTTTCATGGTCATCCCTCCTTAGCGTACCGTTGCACAGAACGAAGCGTTCGGGCGGTAAGGCACGATCAGCGGTGCAGATTGCAATAGCAACCAGCGCACCGCAGGGTCTTCCTCCAGCCACGACTTCGAGAAGAAGCGCTGCGCCCGGTATCCGGCTTTCTCGTCCTGAATGGCACCATAGCAGCGCGTGCCTTCCAGTTGCGTCGGGCTGCCGAGCAGAACCGTATAGTCCGGCAGCAATTTCTGGACGACATCGTTGTCATCGACATAACGGTCGTTATAGACCCAGAAATCAAGATCGCCGATAGTACCGACATAACGCGCCAGATCATTGCCCTGACCGAATGCAATCGGCCCCAGCGCCAGATCTGCCGTATCGCGCAGGCGTCGGATATCCAGCAACTTCTCCACCTTGGGATCAGCCTTGAAGACGCGCCAAGCCAGCGCATCCATCACGACCGTGCGGCCCACCGCACCGGATTTCTCCTGAATGCGGGCAACCCAATCTTCAAGGTTTTCCAGCGCACTCACTCCGGCTTCACCCCAGCGGCTGCCGCCCGCCAACGCAACCGTCAAGGACGGATCACGTTGGAAATCGACCACGACGGTGGGGTAATTATCCCCGCTGACCGTGATCTTCCCGGTGCGCAAGGCTTCGGAAGCCATCACTTCCTCACGGCGGGTCAGGTTTTCCAGCTGCTTGGACAGCGTGCGGTTGACGTTGGCTTCAAGGCGTTGCTGCGGGGACAGCGTACCGCCAATCTTTTCACCAATCGAACGCTTCAGCGGACGGCTGGGATCAAAGCGGCGTTTATCCTTGGCATAGGCAGGCTTGAAGCTCTTGGTGGTGAAACCTTCATCATCCACCACCTTGCCAGCAACCAGTGGCGACACG
The genomic region above belongs to Micavibrio aeruginosavorus EPB and contains:
- a CDS encoding head-tail joining protein codes for the protein MSFRASASKAVDALFAKFGQAAHLVFRDNTEADAVVIHRFPDRVVDVMDARVHTGTDLFELRLAELDPAKMIYQIIIDGKTYVTQGEPVRDQHGLVLKVEAYAS
- a CDS encoding RCC1 domain-containing protein, yielding MAVIDLGNIRINWRGAYQAEATYVPDDAVSHRGSSYIALRDVMDVIPVVGEDWDLLAAGTDQLLEEGDILIHDGNAPVRLARGAETEILQLINGKPAWRTQAVDPSRRVAKLAKVNGMGGSGVRAYLMADGTIKACGIGSNNSNGDPTGSHVYIPSRLTPTDCNARFVEVFLGGAQNYALTANGEVWSWGYNNYGQLGHGDTANRAIATRIEFFVANNIQIAKVIPSRPNYYDYACALFLTTDGKVYGCGFNGTGQLGNGTTANQYVPVRCGSLTNITCVTLSGMQHHAYAVEDNGNLWVWGSNNNGQLGLGDGTTRQTPILHPSLNNIVKAVASAGYTTAGNGPAGCGLVLRADGTIWTTGYNGYGQLGLGDTTDRTSFTQIIHPAFFTDIFAGDGRYPAFGAISQQKEIYLWGYNGYGQIGNGNTANVAAPFKPAGAFQGNVTRAVMGGGVSTDGCVLQAGNQLWSTGYNGNGNLGIGHASNVSTFQKVLGISGTIQDWNLYGNGYTAWGISVLYDDGRVDACGENSVGACGTQPANLHNVLSLTNVIF
- a CDS encoding DUF6441 family protein, with protein sequence MRLKAAFEGNLKEYMKAEFATAERAVTLGVRETTDGLKMSMRRQVTSAGLGQRMANTWRGDNYPKGQNSIRAAGVVYTKASRIMEGFEDAAVIRSKDGWWLAIPTPNAPKRGVGGKRINPSNFPEHTYGRLRFVYRSGKPSLLVVDNARASYNRKSGQLRGFRKASDRAVSKGSGLTTVVMFWLVPQVQLPRLITFNTEAKRWFDRLPQLILKNWPD
- a CDS encoding major capsid protein, encoding MSIDIFNTHVLSKVVEKLERPSSFLLDAFFGQEQTEDSEEIHFDIDKSKPRLTPFVSPLVAGKVVDDEGFTTKSFKPAYAKDKRRFDPSRPLKRSIGEKIGGTLSPQQRLEANVNRTLSKQLENLTRREEVMASEALRTGKITVSGDNYPTVVVDFQRDPSLTVALAGGSRWGEAGVSALENLEDWVARIQEKSGAVGRTVVMDALAWRVFKADPKVEKLLDIRRLRDTADLALGPIAFGQGNDLARYVGTIGDLDFWVYNDRYVDDNDVVQKLLPDYTVLLGSPTQLEGTRCYGAIQDEKAGYRAQRFFSKSWLEEDPAVRWLLLQSAPLIVPYRPNASFCATVR
- a CDS encoding DUF1833 family protein, translated to MPNTSLSDALREAYASAPSDVVILHTLELRHPSFVDDDGEPIAIRVVRDNQDLTARLEAAAPLNAGAMVTFVAMGFDLELPPIDTAPVPEISITLDNASREIVKHLDAASDSQSKIEVTYRPYLSDDLEGPQMEPPFTLVLTEVSADTSRVTGRARMLDVGNKAFPSETYNALRFAGLTR
- a CDS encoding tape measure protein, with translation MRSAQKNMSIRLAVVDGKRVEETFERVGRTGEQAFNRIDRATAPANAGLKAVDTTARALNSVFRQAAGLVAAYAGLSGIIGGIRSVNETGMAFQGLDTALAAVTGSSQGAAAEMAFLQAESERLGLNLLETSQSYLQIAAAAKGTTLAGQGTRDIFTAVAEASTVLQLSVDQTNGALRAIGQIMSKGKVQTEELRGQLGERLYGAFQLAARGMGITTAELDKMLEQGEVIADEFLPRFANEIRRTFSDGVPEASQNARAELNRFNNSILEIERTIAAGGFLDGLSVGYRTLADTLSDPAVQDAARGLGETLGSVIVTAAEALSFLIENADLAVTAIGGLVIARTVAGAVAMLNAAIMSNAGMVVGLRLAASLSTAFAVQLVVMEGATKLATVAMIGFRAALALVGGPVGLAILAGIALVKLASGHDAAAKAASDHAQELKEVKEELGLTAKAAEESTAALTQTESIYRFTKQLETAKENITDLQKELKFGGIGGFWDQFSRTGTPLQDELYRTRQAFNQGKLSAQEYSEALFKLATKYPDFGEQAEDVQQQVLALLAAERAAKKAAAALDELRNPKPQQAQQKPSETEAPKPISRGMSDEDKKRLQERITELQAEEQALRRLTAARAQGEEAVRRAMITNEQEQTLRRAGIDLTGEQGAAQGEYASQIKSLVSEIYGLQESEKRYQEAQRENQKTEREREKIVEDVRKRYEDLSVTLDAVTARAEAWRNEAMLGLSQTAAGYEDFRKQVEAVYQDMLREAREEDLNSSKRWEDGIKRGLKSVTDEAQDMASKAERGVTSMFKNMEVTLVDFVQTGKLDFGDFADSIIADLIRMQIQSSITTPLAGALNTFVGGLFGGGGAAAAPTAHTGGVIGQDSLASKRVHPSVFSGAPRFHTGGIVGNEVPIIAKKGEAVFTPGQMQLLGGALQSKSNVNVSVKVENNVAGAEASATVRRDSAGNLDLNIVIEEVETKMARNIGRGEGLASTLERRYGLNPAAGSYR
- a CDS encoding phage tail tube protein — translated: MSRAYGWNARLIIGFENAYGNAPASGAFHLVPFVSSDLDSAQGLIESNVLGLGRDPTQPYQDVINVDGDIVIPVDLRNIGHWLKAVFGAPTTTGAGPYTHEFKSGGVTLPSLAVEVGMPEIPDFPMFTGIRANSIAFNFQRSGEAQVTINLIGQGEIPQNVTHDASPAEAEYTRFSQFQGSVKQGGNPLGNVTSASVTYNNNLERIETIRDDGKIDGVDPGVAALSGNIAVRYADNSLMNTARSGVPIDMELAYKIDADRQLIIECHEVYLPKPKRSISGPNGIEASYDFQGAKDAVLGHMVTITLINDVEAY